The Phycisphaerae bacterium genome segment GAATCGGTTCCACCGTCGCTTCGGATGCGGGCACGAAGCCTGTAGATCGAACCGGGTTTCACGGCGCCGACCCGCAGCTGGTAGTCATTTGCCGCGTGGGCCGCCCCCGTGCGCCCCTGGTGCTCGTCACGGCTGATTTCGTGTCCATCCTCGAGTAGGACCACCGACTGGATATCGAGAGCATGTGCTCCTCGCTGGTAGAGCATCTGCACACCTAGCGGTCCTGTTTTCCTGACCGCGGTGGTGATGTCCCAATCGAGGTCCTTCCAGGTCTCCGACATGTCCTGAGGGTTCCATGCTCCAAGCTGCACCGGGGCTTTGAAGTAAGGGATGCCCAATGCATCAAGCCGCGGAAGGAAGGCTTCTGCCCTGCGGGCAAACTCCGCACCGTCGCGTTTCTCCTGCGGCGTCCAGCCCACTTCGGCCAGTGCCAGGATGCGGGGAAAGGTCTTCGCGAAGACACGATCGTCCGTGACCAGTTCCGTCCACAGCTGGGCCTGACTGCCGAGCACGAGCTTGGCCTGCTGAGGGGCGAGGCCTCGCACCGGGTCGAGTTCATAGACCCTGCCCATATCGAGTGAGGCACCGGCGAACATCGTGTCTCCCGGCCCCTGTCCGTAATCGAAGTAGGTGCAGTCGTGCCGGGACTGGATGACGCGGAAACCCCGGGCGACAGCTTCTTCGAGTTCGCCGGCGTGCCAGCAGTGAACGATCTGTCCTTCCGGAATACCGAGAGACAGCCGATCAGCCCAGGCCACACTGGTGCGGCCGTGTTCGCGCACGAATCGGTTCATCCTCTTCATGAACCACTTCTGCAGCAGGCGCGGGTCAGTGATGCCCAGTCCGGCCATCCGGGCCTGACAACGTGAGCAGGCCTTCCAGTGTCTGTCCTCCGCCTCATCACCTCCGAGATGAATGTAGGGGCTGTGGGGGAAAAGGGCCATAGTCTCGACCAGAATGTCCTGCAATTGCCCGATGGCCTTGTCGGACCCAAGGCAGATTTCCCGGCTTGCGCCCGGCGGCAAAGGCTTGCCGTCCGCGCCGAGGCAAGAGCCCTCGCTCAGCACGGACGCCACCTGCATCGCGTGGCTCGGCATCTCGATCTCCGGCACGATCGTGATGTGGAGGCGTTTGGCTCGCTCCACGATTTCACCGACATCCTCCGCCGAGTAGTAACCCATAGCCTGCGTATAAGTGTCGCCCCGGATGCCTGCCGGCTGGACCAGTCGCGGGTACTTCGCGATGGCGAGTCGCCAGGCGTTATCGTCGACCAGATGCCAGTGGAAGACGTTGATCTTGAACATTGCCAAGGCATCGAGCAGGTGCAGAACGG includes the following:
- a CDS encoding beta-N-acetylhexosaminidase, which translates into the protein MNLGSRYVYLIVALAALLMTGPSLPAAQAPPLVLIPLPDRATLSDGTFLLGSETVIRVIESETDTARFLADAIARSTGVNVRVLTRSSPAPLDGAITLSLDAARGDLGEEGYTLEIAPKGAFITAAKSAGLFYGMQSLRQLLPLRPAEGRTEYPLACVRIEDTPRFGWRGFMLDSSRHFVSKATVLHLLDALAMFKINVFHWHLVDDNAWRLAIAKYPRLVQPAGIRGDTYTQAMGYYSAEDVGEIVERAKRLHITIVPEIEMPSHAMQVASVLSEGSCLGADGKPLPPGASREICLGSDKAIGQLQDILVETMALFPHSPYIHLGGDEAEDRHWKACSRCQARMAGLGITDPRLLQKWFMKRMNRFVREHGRTSVAWADRLSLGIPEGQIVHCWHAGELEEAVARGFRVIQSRHDCTYFDYGQGPGDTMFAGASLDMGRVYELDPVRGLAPQQAKLVLGSQAQLWTELVTDDRVFAKTFPRILALAEVGWTPQEKRDGAEFARRAEAFLPRLDALGIPYFKAPVQLGAWNPQDMSETWKDLDWDITTAVRKTGPLGVQMLYQRGAHALDIQSVVLLEDGHEISRDEHQGRTGAAHAANDYQLRVGAVKPGSIYRLRARIRSDGGTDSHGVILLR